CTACACCGTTAGCCGTAAGCAACTTCTCACTGATGATTTTGTCAAGGATGACATTTGCGTCAGCAAACAGTTTTTTTGCTTCACTTCCATACTTTGCAGTCTCGAAAATGTCAGGGTATTTGCCCTTCATTTCCCATGCCTGGAAGAAGGGAGTCCAATCGATGTACTCTTTAAGAGTCTCGAGCGGGACATTTTTGTACTCAGTAACACCGGTCTTTTTCGGGACAGGGGGTGTGTACTTCTCCCAGTCCGGTTTGAATCGGTTTCTTCTTGCCTCCTGGATCGTAACGAACTCTTTTGTATCCCGTTTTTTTCTATGTTCTTCTCTTACCTTGTCATATTCACTTCGAATTGAATCAGCGAATTCTCCCGCAGTCTCCGGGTTGATAAGTTTTGCCGCGACGGGTACACTTCTCGAAGCATCGAGGACATGAACAACAGGAGCCGAGTAGTTTTGGGCAATTTTCACCGCAGTATGAACTCTTGAAGTGGTGGCTCCGCCAATCAGGAGCGGGATGTTCATCTTCCTGCGTTCCATCTCTTTGGCGACACTCACCATTTCATCAAGAGACGGGGTGATAAGACCACTTAATCCAATTATATCCACATTCTCTTTGATTGCGGTATCAAGTATTTTTTCGGTTGGCACCATCACACCAAGATCGATGACATCAAAATTGTTGCAACCAAGCACCACTCCAACTATGTTTTTCCCGATATCGTGCACATCGCCTTTGACAGTGGCGAGAAGGATCTTACCGGCGCTCTGGTTGGAACCGGGTGTTTTTTTCTTATCCTCCTCGATGTATGGAATGAGGACAGCAACCGATTTTTTCATTACTCGCGCAGATTTCACAACCTGGGGTAGAAACATTTTACCGGCACCAAAGAGATCACCCACGAGGTTCATACCATCCATCAACGGACCTTCGATCACATTGAGAGGAGCGGGGTATTTAAGCCGGGCTTCTTCGGTATCCTGTTCGATGTAATCAACAATTCCTTTAAGAAGTGCATATTTCAATCTTTCCTCGACAGAAGTTTCACGCCAGCTTTCCGTTTTTACTTCCGCCTTGTCTTTGCTTTTTACATGTTCGGCAAAGTTGATAAGTCTTTCAGTGGCGTCGCTTCTTCTGTTGAGCAGGACATCTTCCACAAGAACGAGGAGTTCCTTGTCAATGTCTTCGTAAACAGCTAGCTGACCGGCATTCACGATTCCCATGTCCATACCTGCTTTTATGGCATGGTACAGGAACGCGGAGTGCATGGCTTCACGCACCACATCATTTCCGCGGAATGAGAAGGAAACATTGGAAACACCCCCGCTAACTTTTGCGTACGGGAGGTTTTCCTTGATCCATCGGGTGGCTTCGAGATAATCAACACTGTAATTGTTGTGCTCTTCCATTCCGGTTGCCACGGTGAGAATGTTGGGATCGAAAATAATATCCTCGGGAGGAAAACCAACTTCTTCTGTTAGTATTTTATAAGCTCTCGAGCAAATTTCAATTCTTCTTGCAAGTGTGTCTGCCTGGCCCTGTTCATCGAATGCCATTACAATTACAGCAGCACCATACTGCAAAACTTTTCGGGCATGTTCTCTGAAAACATCTTCACCCTCTTTCAAACTGATTGAGTTCACAATCGACTTTCCCTGAAGGCAACGGAGACCTGCTTCAAGCACTGTCCACTTTGATGAATCGATCATTACTGGAAGTTTGGCAATATCGGGTTCCGAACCCATCAGATTCAGGAATTTTGTCATTGCGGCTTCGGAATCGAGCATACCTTCATCCATGTTCACATCGAGAACCTGTGCACCCCCCTCAACCTGATGTCTCGCTATCGATAGTGCTTCCTCGTAATTGCCAGCCATGATCAGTTTCGCGAACTTTTTTGAGCCTGCCACATTTGTTCGTTCACCGATATTTACAAAATTTGTTTCGGGACGCACTACTAGAGGTTCGAAACCACTCAATCTCAGGTATCTTGGTGGTGTTGGAGGAACTCTGGGGGGAAGTGATGCGACTGTTTCAGCGATCAATTTAATGTGATCGGGCGTCGTACCACAGCAACCACCGACGATGTTGAACA
The nucleotide sequence above comes from Ignavibacteria bacterium. Encoded proteins:
- the metH gene encoding methionine synthase, producing MNDTKPILEALLRERILILDGAMGTMIQRYRLTEEDFRGEDYKNHPSDLKGNNDLLSITKPEVIKEIHRKYLEAGADIIETNTFSSTSFAQSDYGLESEVYKLNFHSAKIAKEVTAEFNIPGNTKPRFVAGALGPMNKSLSLSPDVNDPGYRAVNFQEVAEAYAAQLRGLIDGGVDIILIETIFDTMNSKAAIYAVEEVFTEKKVSLPVMISGTIVDLSGRNLSGQTAEAFLISISHAKNLVSVGLNCALGASQMRPFLKEIADKCPWFVSVYPNAGLPNEFGGYDETPDMMADILKEFASENMFNIVGGCCGTTPDHIKLIAETVASLPPRVPPTPPRYLRLSGFEPLVVRPETNFVNIGERTNVAGSKKFAKLIMAGNYEEALSIARHQVEGGAQVLDVNMDEGMLDSEAAMTKFLNLMGSEPDIAKLPVMIDSSKWTVLEAGLRCLQGKSIVNSISLKEGEDVFREHARKVLQYGAAVIVMAFDEQGQADTLARRIEICSRAYKILTEEVGFPPEDIIFDPNILTVATGMEEHNNYSVDYLEATRWIKENLPYAKVSGGVSNVSFSFRGNDVVREAMHSAFLYHAIKAGMDMGIVNAGQLAVYEDIDKELLVLVEDVLLNRRSDATERLINFAEHVKSKDKAEVKTESWRETSVEERLKYALLKGIVDYIEQDTEEARLKYPAPLNVIEGPLMDGMNLVGDLFGAGKMFLPQVVKSARVMKKSVAVLIPYIEEDKKKTPGSNQSAGKILLATVKGDVHDIGKNIVGVVLGCNNFDVIDLGVMVPTEKILDTAIKENVDIIGLSGLITPSLDEMVSVAKEMERRKMNIPLLIGGATTSRVHTAVKIAQNYSAPVVHVLDASRSVPVAAKLINPETAGEFADSIRSEYDKVREEHRKKRDTKEFVTIQEARRNRFKPDWEKYTPPVPKKTGVTEYKNVPLETLKEYIDWTPFFQAWEMKGKYPDIFETAKYGSEAKKLFADANVILDKIISEKLLTANGVVGIYPANSVHQDDVEVYTDDERHGVLTEFHFIRQQAIKASGLPNHCLADYIAPKETGKKDYIGLFAVTTGIGVDELVKKYESENDDYSAIMVKALADRLAEAFAEYLHKEVRTRLWGYMAEENLTNEDLISEKYIGIRPAPGYPACPDHSEKITLFDLMNVTERTGITLTENLAMYPTAAVCGIYFSHPESKYFTTGKLNKDQVIDYHRRKGMSLDEIERWLRPVLNYDEGD